One genomic segment of Ipomoea triloba cultivar NCNSP0323 chromosome 9, ASM357664v1 includes these proteins:
- the LOC116029908 gene encoding uncharacterized protein LOC116029908 produces the protein MGMYCLLNELTTFKRRSAVKVRVVRSYTVMERRGSSEIKSKELVLHDEEATVIHACIPKDVLPKFPESFLEGNVYCFKNFYVVANWHTYKTSMHEFMLQFNHETIMKESRSDNFPYHMFRPRPFHTLKGNPSLDVKELIDLIGRIVEIRAPQEKTISGQNTVLIDFVLEDAMGSRLNCTFWDEHVAKLEPLYRSASKDPVVVLIQFCRIKLGARDGDVKISSSYDVTKLLIDVDCPEIQNFKESLVDIGEQTPMCSIGSMTSFSFTNSIEESTSTTMQMTTISEIYGNEMHGEFWVAAKINGIEKSNDWCYTSCRKPGCNKKLKISEGYKIRLRVVDLKGTASFLLWDRDCMELIGTSATELYQRNKNTPGPLKEIKALIGRIMLFRVSANTDQFINLSYAFPVLKINTESKFVQQYCKELLEAHDKELNSTVQLSNDDEEFLQGFDSDEAESPIQMLPPMKNVETSDGPVKRSLLDQFSSTKCCKKVKDTKVKIEKTD, from the exons ATGGGAATGTATTGTCTTTTAAATGAGTTGACGACGTTTAAGAGGAGGAGTGCTGTCAAGGTTCGAGTGGTTCGATCATATACtgtaatggaaaggagaggaTCATCAGAAATCAAGAGTAAAGAGTTGGTGCTGCACGACGAAGAG GCAACAGTAATCCATGCCTGTATACCAAAGGATGTTTTACCAAAATTCCCAGAAAGCTTTTTAGAAGGAAATGTCTATTGTTTCAAGAACTTTTATGTCGTTGCAAATTGGCATACCTATAAGACTAGCATGCATGAGTTCATGCTGCAGTTCAATCACGAGACTATCATGAAAGAATCTAGGTCAGATAATTTCCCTTACCACATGTTCAGACCGAGACCATTCCATACTTTGAAAGGTAATCCATCACTAGATGTCAAGGAGTTGATTG attTAATTGGCCGTATTGTTGAAATACGTGCTCCCCAAGAAAAAACAATTTCTGGACAGAATACTGTCCTCATAGACTTTGTTTTAGAAGATGCAAT GGGTAGTCGTTTGAACTGTACCTTTTGGGATGAACACGTGGCCAAACTTGAACCATTGTACAGATCTGCTTCAAAGGACCCTGTTGTAGTGTTAATCCAATTCTGCAGAATCAAGCTTGGTGCTAGAG atGGTGATGTGAAAATATCATCTTCATATGATGTTACTAAACTTCTAATTGATGTGGACTGCCCTGAGATTCAGAACTTCAAAGAGAG TCTGGTGGACATTGGTGAACAAACTCCAATGTGCAGTATTGGTTCAATGACAAGCTTCAGTTTCACAAACAGTATTGAAGAGTCAACCAGTACAACAATGCAGATGACTACCATTTCTGAGATATATGGGAAtgaaatg CATGGAGAATTCTGGGTTGCTGCCAAGATAAATGGCATTGAAAAGTCCAATGATTGGTGTTATACTTCATGTAGAAAACCGGGTTGCAATAAGAAACTTAAAATTTCAGAAG GGTACAAAATTAGACTTAGGGTTGTTGACCTCAAAGGTACTGCATCCTTTTTGTTGTGGGATAGAGATTGCATGGAACTTATTGGTACATCTGCCACTGAGTTATACCAGAGGAATAAGAAT ACTCCAGGTCCACTAAAGGAGATCAAGGCATTAATTGGCAGGATAATGCTATTTAGAGTCTCGGCAAATACAGACCAATTTATCAATCTGTCCTATGCCTTCCCAGTTTTAAAGATTAACACTGAAAGCAAGTTTGTTCAACAGTATTGCAAGGAACTCTTGGAGGCCCATGACAAGGAACTTAACTCTACTGTGCAATTAAGTAATGATGATGAGGAATTCCTACAG GGGTTTGACAGTGATGAAGCTGAGAGCCCGATACAGATGCTGCCACCTATGAAGAATGTTGAAACCTCTGATGGACCGGTGAAGAGAAGTTTGCTGGATCAGTTCTCTTCCACCAAGTGCTGCAAGAAAGTGAAAGACACTAAAGTGAAGATTGAGAAGACTGATTGA